The DNA window CACCCACGCGGCACCATTTGGCCCCGATGGGTTCTTCAGTCGCCCAGCCAGCGGTCGGCCACCAGGCCCAACGCGTAGTTAAGCTGCACCAGCAGCAGCAGCCCCGCCCCGGCCGGCACGCTGAGCAAGCACAGGCCCGCCGCTGCCGCGTACTGCACCTGCATCAGGCCCAGGCGGCGCACCAGGGCCCGGCCCACGGCCGCGTGCTCGGGCCGCAGCAGTCCGTGGCGCTGGGCGTAGCGGTAGCTGCCCAGCAACGCCCCGCCCAGCAGCAGCAGGTTGGCCCAGTACACCAGCACGGCCCCGCGCAGGGGAAAATGGGTGGTGAGAAACGCCGTGGAAAAGGGCAGCAGCCCCACCACCAGCAGAAAGGCAATGTGCCACCAGGCCAGCCGGCGGTCGCTGCGCGCCAGGTAGGTGAACTGCGTGCTCTGGCACACCCAGAAAATGCCCAGCGAGAGAAACCCCAGCACGTAGCCCCCGATGCTGGGCAGCAGCGCCCGCAGGGCCGGTCCCACGTCGGCCTCGGTGCGCACGAGGGCGGCGGCCGGCACCCGCAGGTTGAGCACGAGCAGGGTCATGGCGATGGAAAACACGCCGTCGCTGAGTGACTCGATGCGGCGCAGGCTCTGGCCCGCTACTTCAGTGTAGGCCAGGGGCGGTGCGTGGGACGAAGACTGGGCCATCGGCTAGCGCGGCGAACCGCCCGCCCGCCGGGTTTTGCGCGGGGCGGGGGCCTGGCGATGGTCCAGCCGGTCTTCCTCCCGAACGAGCTTGGGCTCTTTGCTCAGGCTTTGGCCGTGGTTCACGCGGCCGTCGCGCATCATGCGGCGGTTTTCGCGCAGCAACTTGTC is part of the Hymenobacter sublimis genome and encodes:
- a CDS encoding TMEM175 family protein → MAQSSSHAPPLAYTEVAGQSLRRIESLSDGVFSIAMTLLVLNLRVPAAALVRTEADVGPALRALLPSIGGYVLGFLSLGIFWVCQSTQFTYLARSDRRLAWWHIAFLLVVGLLPFSTAFLTTHFPLRGAVLVYWANLLLLGGALLGSYRYAQRHGLLRPEHAAVGRALVRRLGLMQVQYAAAAGLCLLSVPAGAGLLLLVQLNYALGLVADRWLGD